A stretch of Lathyrus oleraceus cultivar Zhongwan6 chromosome 6, CAAS_Psat_ZW6_1.0, whole genome shotgun sequence DNA encodes these proteins:
- the LOC127094353 gene encoding serine/threonine-protein phosphatase 2A 65 kDa regulatory subunit A beta isoform-like, translating to CVRDKSVESLCRIGSQMREQDLVEHFIPLVKRLVSGEWFTARVSSCGLFHIAYPSAPDALKTELRAIYGQLCQDDMAMVRRSAATNLEKFATTVEAAHLKTDIMSVFDDLTQDDQDSVRLLAVEGCATLGKLLEPQDCVAHILPVTVNFSQDKSWRVRYMVANQLYELCEAVGPDSTKTKLVPAYVRLLRDNEAEVRIAAAGKVTKFSRILSPELAIQHILPCVKELKQFSKANQFVAKITCPTCCKAAIDIEPVMFAAAVRIATNPTSWKYKASSHHA from the exons TGTGTTAGGGATAAGTCAGTTGAGTCCCTTTGTAGAATTGGTTCTCAGATGAGGGAACAAGATTTGGTTGAACACTTCATTCCTTTAGTTAAGAGGCTGGTTTCTGGTGAGTGGTTCACCGCCCGAGTTTCTTCATGTGGCTTGTTTCATATTGCCTACCCTAGTGCACCAGATGCATTGAAGACTGAACTAAGAGCCATATATGGGCAGTTGTGTCAAGATGATATGGCTATGGTTAGGAGATCTGCTGCTACCAACCTGGAAAAATTTGCTACTACCGTTGAAGCTGCTCACTTGAAAACTGACATCATGTCCGTGTTCGATGATCTCACACAAGATGATCAAGATTCTGTTCGACTTCTTGCTGTTGAGGGTTGTGCAACTCTTGGAAAATTGTTGGAGCCTCAAGATTGTGTGGCACATATTCTTCCTGTTACAGTCAATTTTTCTCAGGATAAGTCATGGCGCGTTCGTTACATGGTTGCCAATCAACTCTATGAGCTCTGTGAAGCTGTTGGTCCTGATTCCACCAAGACGAAATTGGTTCCTGCATATGTTCGGCTGCTGCGTGATAATGAGGCGGAAGTACGTATTGCTGCTGCTGGGAAAGTGACTAAGTTCTCCCGCATATTAAGTCCTGAACTAGCCATTCAGCATATTCTACCATGTGTAAAGGAGTTAAAACAGTTCAGCAAGGCCAACCAATTTGTTGCAAAAATAACTTGTCCAA CATGTTGCAAGGCTGCAATTGACATTGAACCAGTCATGTTTGCTGCAGCAGTCAGGATAGCAACAAACCCTACATCATGGAAATACAAAGCATCAAGCCATCATGCATAA
- the LOC127094354 gene encoding serine/threonine-protein phosphatase 2A 65 kDa regulatory subunit A beta isoform — KTCVRDKSVESLCRIGSQMREQDLVEHFIPLVKRLVSGEWFTARVSSCGLFHIAYPSAPDALKTELRAIYGQLCQDDMAMVRRSAATNLEKFAATVEAAHLKTDIMSVFDDLTQDDQDSVRLLAVEGCAALGKLLEPQDCVAHILPVTVNFSQDKSWRVRYMVANQLYELCEAVGPDSTKTKLVPAYVRLLRDNEAEVRIAAAGKVTKFSRILSPELAIQHILPCVKELKQFSKANQFVAKITCPTCCKAAIDIEPVMFAAAVRIATNPTSWKYKASSHHA; from the exons AAAACTTGTGTTAGGGATAAGTCAGTTGAGTCCCTTTGTAGAATTGGTTCTCAGATGAGGGAACAAGATTTGGTTGAACACTTCATTCCTTTAGTTAAGAGGCTGGTTTCTGGTGAGTGGTTCACTGCCCGAGTTTCTTCATGTGGCTTGTTTCATATTGCCTACCCTAGTGCACCAGATGCATTGAAGACTGAACTAAGAGCCATATATGGGCAGTTGTGTCAAGATGATATGGCTATGGTTAGGAGATCTGCTGCTACCAACCTGGAAAAATTTGCTGCTACCGTTGAAGCTGCTCACTTGAAAACTGATATCATGTCTGTGTTCGATGATCTCACACAAGATGATCAAGATTCTGTTCGGCTTCTTGCTGTTGAGGGTTGTGCAGCTCTTGGAAAATTGTTGGAGCCTCAAGATTGTGTGGCACATATTCTTCCTGTTACAGTCAATTTTTCTCAGGATAAGTCATGGCGCGTTCGTTACATGGTTGCCAATCAACTCTATGAGCTCTGTGAAGCTGTTGGTCCTGATTCCACCAAGACGAAATTGGTTCCTGCATATGTTCGGCTGCTGCGTGATAATGAGGCGGAAGTACGTATTGCTGCTGCTGGGAAAGTGACTAAGTTCTCCCGCATATTAAGTCCTGAACTAGCCATTCAGCATATTCTACCATGTGTAAAGGAGTTAAAACAGTTCAGCAAGGCCAACCAATTTGTTGCAAAAATAACTTGTCCAA CATGTTGCAAGGCTGCAATTGACATTGAACCAGTCATGTTTGCTGCAGCAGTCAGGATAGCAACAAACCCTACATCATGGAAATACAAAGCATCAAGCCATCATGCATAA
- the LOC127098477 gene encoding DEAD-box ATP-dependent RNA helicase 38, whose translation MAEPSNTSPPPATMSWADQADEETNPSSSSTAETPTLNVDELAIDEDKKSSAKFLDDPDDSNIQAVTSGDTPYTSAATFEELSLSAELLKGLYVEMKFQKPSKIQAVSLPMILNPPNRDLIAQAHNGSGKTTCFVLGMLSRVDPTLQAPQALCICPTRELAIQNIEVLRKMGKYTGISSECAVPMDRRDSIPISKRSPIMAQIVIGTPGTIKNLMTYKKLGVTRLKILVFDEADQMLAEDGFKDDSLRIMKEIEKFNSNCQVLLFSATFNDVVKNFVTRIVEKKEHNKLFVKKEELSLDAVKQYKVRVPDELAKIEVIKSYIFEIGENVGQTIIFVRTRNSAKMLHKALVELGYEVTSIQGALEHDERDKIVKEFKDGLTQVLISTDVLARGFDQQQVNLVINYDLPLKYAAEYIRGREPEPDCEVYLHRVGRAGRFGRKGAVFNLICDERDEKLMSKIEKHFGTHVTEVRERSVEDYKAALKEAGLLI comes from the exons ATGGCAGAACCGTCGAACACCTCTCCTCCACCGGCGACTATGAGCTGGGCCGATCAAGCAGACGAAGAAACCAACCCATCTTCAAGCTCCACTGCCGAAACACCAACCCTCAACGTCGATGAATTGGCCATCGACGAGGACAAGAAGTCTTCTGCTAAGTTCTTAGACGATCCCGACGACTCCAACATCCAAGCG GTTACATCCGGTGACACTCCCTACACGTCGGCGGCGACATTCGAAGAGCTGTCTTTATCGGCGGAGCTTCTGAAGGGACTATATGTAGAGATGAAGTTTCAAAAGCCTAGCAAAATACAAGCAGTGAGCTTGCCAATGATCCTCAATCCTCCTAATAGGGATTTGATCGCACAAGCACATAATGGTTCAGGGAAAACCACTTGTTTTGTGCTTGGGATGCTCAGTCGTGTTGATCCAACTTTGCAAGCTCCTCAAGCTCTCTGCATTTGCCCCACTAGAGAGTTAGCAATTCAG AACATTGAAGTTCTCCGGAAGATGGGGAAGTACACAGGGATTAGCTCAGAATGTGCAGTTCCTATGGACAGAAGGGATTCAATTCCAATTTCAAAAAGGTCACCTATTATGGCTCAGATTGTTATTGGTACTCCGGGCACTATTAAGAATTTGATGACTTATAAGAAACTTGGGGTGACAAGATTGAAGATTCTCGTTTTTGATGAGGCTGATCAAATGCTTGCTGAG GATGGATTCAAAGATGACTCACTGAGGATAATGAAAGAAATAGAAAAATTCAATTCAAACTGTCAG GTTCTTCTGTTTTCTGCTACATTTAATGACGTTGTCAAGAATTTTGTTACAAGGATTGTAGAGAAGAAGGAGCATAATAAACTTTTCGTGAAGAAAGAGGAGCTATCGTTAGATGCAGTGAAGCAGTACAAAGTTCGTGTTCCTGATGAACTTGCTAAGATTGAAGTGATTAAAAGTTATATATTTGAAATAGGAGAGAATGTGGGGCAAACTATTATATTTGTGCGCACTAGAAATAGTGCAAAAATGTTGCATAAAGCCCTTGTTGAATTAGGCTATGAAGTTACTTCCATACAAGGTGCTCTTGAACATGACGAGAGAGACAAGATAGTCAAGGAGTTTAAAGATGGCTTGACTCAGGTTCTTATATCAACTGATGTTCTTGCCCGTGGCTTTGATCAGCAACAG GTTAATTTGGTTATCAACTATGATCTTCCGTTGAAGTATGCTGCTGAGTACATCCGTGGCCGTGAACCTGAGCCTGACTGTGAGGTCTATTTGCACAGGGTTGGTAGGGCTGGGCGATTTGGGCGCAAGG GTGCTGTATTTAACTTGATATGTGACGAAAGGGATGAAAAGCTGATGTCAAAGATTGAAAAGCATTTTGGAACCCATGTAACAGAG GTGCGAGAAAGAAGTGTCGAAGACTATAAAGCTGCTCTTAAGGAAGCTGGTTTACTGATTTGA